In Tamandua tetradactyla isolate mTamTet1 chromosome 7, mTamTet1.pri, whole genome shotgun sequence, the following are encoded in one genomic region:
- the KERA gene encoding keratocan encodes MATTVFFIIWALFITDYVWTRSVRQVYDVNDPDYLTDHDFDCPRECFCPPSFPTALYCENRGLKEIPAIPSRIWYLYLENNLIETIPEKPFENATQLRWINLNKNKITNYGIEKGALSQLKKLLFLFLEDNELEEVPSPLPRSLEQLQLARNKVSRIPQGTFSNLENLTLLDLQHNKLLDNAFQRDTFKGLKNLMQLNMAKNALRNMPPRLPANTMQLFLDNNSIEGIPENYFNVIPKVAFLRLNHNKLSDAGLPSSGFDVSSILDLQLSHNQLTKVPRINAHLQHLHLDHNKIKSVNVSVICPTPRMLPGEQDSFSYGPHLSYLRLDGNEIKPPIPMDLMTCFRLLQAVII; translated from the exons ATGGCAACCACTGTCTTTTTCATCATCTGGGCACTATTCATAACCGATTATGTGTGGACTCGAAGCGTGAGACAGGTCTACGATGTGAATGATCCAGATTATTTGACTGACCATGACTTCGATTGTCCCAGGGAATGTTTCTGTCCCCCCAGCTTTCCTACTGCTTTATATTGTGAAAATCGAGGTCTCAAAGAAATTCCTGCCATCCCTTCAAGGATCTGGTATCTTTATCTTGAAAACAACCTGATAGAAACCATACCTGAGAAGCCGTTTGAGAATGCCACTCAGCTGAGATGGATAAATCTAAACAAGAACAAAATAACCAACTATGGAATTGAAAAAGGAGCCTTGAGCCAGCTGAAGAAGTTGCTTTTCTTATTCCTGGAAGATAATGAGCTAGAAGAGGTACCTTCCCCATTGCCAAGAAGCTTAGAACAATTacaattagccagaaacaaggtGTCCAGAATTCCTCAAGGGACCTTCAGCAATCTAGAAAATCTGACTCTTCTTGATCTGCAGCACAATAAACTCTTAGACAATGCCTTTCAAAGAGACACCTTTAAGGGACTCAAGAACTTAATGCAGCTAAATATGGCCAAGAATGCCCTGAGGAATATGCCCCCAAGATTACCAGCCAATACAATGCAATTGTTTTTAGACAACAATTCCATTGAAGGAAtaccagaaaattattttaatgtgattcCTAAAGTGGCTTTCCTGAGACTAAACCACAATAAATTATCAGATGCAGGTCTCCCTTCAAGTGGTTTTGATGTGTCATCAATTCTAGATCTGCAGCTGTCTCACAATCAACTCACAAAGGTCCCCCGAATCAATGCTCATCTGCAGCACCTTCACCTTGAtcacaacaaaatcaaaa GTGTGAATGTCTCTGTAATATGCCCTACCCCTAGAATGCTGCCTGGAGAGCAAGATTCCTTCAGTTATGGACCTCATCTTAGCTACCTCCGTCTGGATGGAAATGAAATCAAACCACCAATCCCAATGGATTTAATGACTTGCTTTAGGCTTCTTCAGGCTGTCATTATTTAA